A stretch of Myxococcus hansupus DNA encodes these proteins:
- a CDS encoding phytanoyl-CoA dioxygenase family protein, whose amino-acid sequence MSAPLISQDPVISPGVHSLGLPSLEDRHALSPTAIDAFRRDGHVKLPGVLTADEIAAYRPHLKRVVEAHCEEAHAMERKVAGNGKNWMFVNNLWTRDALTRQFIQNRRLARLAADLLGVEAVRLFRDQSYFKSPGGSNTPWHQDSRFMPLDTDKIVTFWVPLTAITPEMAPMGYVTGSHLAGYLGTSNGDDASMDHFEAELRGKGFQLANYGHFDLGDIAAHWASTLHSSRTNDASILREIVVIVYFADGARVAPEKPLAKTAHPSEFYANVIQRENRTTSLPGLKPGELAAGPMTPLVYSRAWDAPR is encoded by the coding sequence GTGAGCGCACCCCTCATCTCGCAGGACCCTGTCATCTCTCCCGGAGTCCACTCGCTCGGCCTGCCTTCGCTCGAAGATCGGCACGCGCTGTCTCCCACGGCGATCGACGCCTTCCGCCGGGACGGGCACGTCAAGCTGCCCGGTGTCCTGACCGCCGACGAAATCGCCGCATACCGACCGCACCTGAAGCGGGTGGTGGAGGCGCACTGCGAAGAGGCGCACGCCATGGAGCGCAAGGTGGCGGGCAACGGGAAGAACTGGATGTTCGTCAACAACCTGTGGACGCGGGACGCGCTGACCCGTCAGTTCATCCAGAACCGGCGGCTGGCGCGGCTCGCGGCGGACCTGCTGGGCGTGGAGGCGGTGCGACTGTTCCGCGACCAGTCGTATTTCAAGAGCCCTGGCGGCTCGAACACACCCTGGCATCAGGACTCCCGCTTCATGCCGCTCGACACGGACAAGATCGTCACCTTCTGGGTGCCGCTCACCGCCATCACTCCGGAGATGGCTCCGATGGGCTACGTGACGGGCTCTCATCTGGCCGGCTACCTGGGCACCTCGAACGGGGACGACGCGTCGATGGACCACTTCGAGGCGGAGCTGCGCGGCAAGGGTTTCCAGCTCGCCAACTACGGTCACTTCGACCTGGGCGACATCGCGGCGCACTGGGCCAGCACGCTGCACTCGTCCCGGACCAACGACGCATCCATCCTTCGGGAGATTGTCGTCATCGTCTACTTCGCGGACGGGGCGCGTGTCGCTCCGGAGAAGCCCTTGGCGAAGACGGCCCATCCGTCCGAGTTCTACGCCAACGTCATCCAGCGGGAGAACCGGACCACGTCGTTGCCCGGGTTGAAGCCAGGCGAGCTGGCCGCCGGACCGATGACGCCGCTGGTCTACAGCCGCGCGTGGGATGCGCCGCGATAA
- a CDS encoding cupin domain-containing protein, translating to MMPMDDRKTRAAGPRVGEPTRVEAMGFEALLAPLTPEAFFREHWEQKPLVTRGRAPDFFAPLFSLRDVDRVIRYQKPGPGRLDLVTAGGFVRDNFLNLDNTANINLVYENYLKGSTVILSGLEETWEPLVVFCRNLEGQLSHPVAVAVYLTPPGHHGVQPHFDTQENFILQVEGVKHWKVYGVGQELPRVEGSYTPVARERLPELLLETDLHPGDMLYVPRGFVHEAEAREHASLHITVDVHVRTWRDFLEDALAAMADRDPRFRRSLPPGLLRDPGAVNSLESGFRELVAGFHRDVRLSDALAKHAEKLIVARPPPPDGHFAMLHADIGLDTPLKKRTAVLTRCFQEAAVAGIQFSGNQLLGPAKIAEALRYIDETDRVVPSRLPGGLGDNEKLVLVRRLVRVGLLTHASEE from the coding sequence ATGATGCCAATGGACGACCGGAAGACTCGGGCCGCCGGGCCACGAGTCGGTGAGCCGACGCGCGTGGAGGCGATGGGGTTCGAGGCGCTGCTGGCCCCGCTCACGCCGGAGGCGTTCTTCCGCGAGCACTGGGAGCAGAAGCCCCTGGTGACGCGGGGACGCGCGCCGGACTTCTTCGCGCCCTTGTTCTCCCTCCGCGACGTGGACCGCGTGATTCGCTACCAGAAGCCCGGCCCGGGACGCCTGGACCTGGTGACGGCGGGAGGGTTCGTCCGCGACAACTTCCTCAACCTCGACAACACCGCCAACATCAACCTCGTCTACGAGAACTACCTGAAGGGGAGCACGGTCATCCTCAGCGGGCTCGAGGAGACGTGGGAGCCGTTGGTGGTGTTCTGCCGGAACCTGGAGGGGCAGCTCAGCCACCCGGTCGCCGTGGCCGTCTACCTGACGCCCCCGGGGCATCATGGCGTGCAGCCCCACTTCGACACCCAGGAGAACTTCATCCTCCAAGTGGAGGGAGTGAAGCACTGGAAGGTGTACGGCGTGGGGCAAGAGCTCCCGCGTGTCGAGGGCTCCTATACGCCGGTGGCGCGCGAGCGGCTCCCCGAGCTGCTCCTGGAGACGGACCTCCACCCAGGCGACATGCTCTACGTGCCCCGCGGCTTCGTGCACGAGGCGGAGGCAAGGGAGCACGCCTCCTTGCACATCACCGTGGATGTCCATGTCCGCACGTGGCGGGACTTCCTCGAGGATGCGCTGGCGGCCATGGCGGATCGCGACCCCCGGTTCCGAAGGTCCCTTCCACCCGGCCTCTTGCGCGACCCAGGCGCGGTGAACTCGTTGGAGTCGGGGTTCCGGGAACTGGTGGCGGGCTTCCACCGGGACGTCCGGTTGTCGGACGCACTGGCGAAGCATGCCGAGAAGCTCATCGTCGCTCGGCCCCCGCCGCCGGATGGCCACTTCGCGATGTTGCATGCGGACATCGGCCTGGACACGCCGTTGAAGAAGCGGACCGCGGTGCTGACCCGCTGTTTTCAGGAGGCGGCGGTGGCGGGCATCCAGTTCTCGGGGAACCAGCTTTTGGGGCCCGCGAAAATCGCTGAGGCGCTGCGCTACATCGACGAGACGGACCGCGTGGTTCCGTCCCGGCTGCCTGGGGGGCTCGGTGACAACGAGAAGCTGGTGCTCGTCCGGCGGTTGGTCCGGGTGGGGTTGCTGACGCACGCCTCGGAGGAATAG
- a CDS encoding cupin domain-containing protein: protein MGLARLLSPLAPSVFFEETWERKPLVLPGPPGRWSDLFASRDLGRLLAYRTPRSIEDMVLVREGRHRDENWLAPDGSPRLEQVQAAWREGFTLVINRLGRFWEPVGRFCAAVEEELHHPVGANLYMTPPGAQGFKAHFDVMDAFVLQVEGAKVWQVRGPQRVLPLPDEHTTELSSPLPPVLMEHELKSGEVLYIPRGFIHEARAAREHSVHLTLGLQAITWEELLRAAIAVARRDERLRRGLPPRFLEGPATMAPMFQALLEELPRQLELDAALTQLAERLVVQKPPPPAEDLLDAPVALEASAVLSRRPGVVLRVMEGPGYAGLQYSGGKLLGPAKIGPALRHVVRGSTLVVRDLPGLSEKEQLVLAGRLVRGGVLRVKETP from the coding sequence ATGGGCCTGGCGAGACTGCTCTCACCCCTCGCGCCGTCGGTCTTCTTCGAGGAGACCTGGGAGCGCAAACCCCTGGTGCTTCCGGGACCACCCGGGCGGTGGTCGGACCTCTTCGCGTCGCGCGACCTCGGGCGCTTGTTGGCCTACCGGACGCCTCGGTCCATCGAGGACATGGTGCTCGTCAGGGAAGGGCGCCACCGGGATGAGAACTGGCTGGCGCCGGACGGCTCGCCGCGTCTGGAGCAGGTGCAGGCCGCGTGGCGCGAGGGCTTCACGCTCGTCATCAACAGGCTGGGCCGGTTCTGGGAGCCCGTGGGCCGGTTCTGCGCCGCCGTGGAGGAGGAGCTGCATCACCCCGTGGGTGCCAACCTCTACATGACGCCTCCCGGAGCCCAGGGCTTCAAGGCCCACTTCGACGTCATGGATGCCTTCGTCCTGCAGGTCGAAGGCGCCAAGGTGTGGCAGGTGCGAGGCCCCCAGCGAGTCCTCCCACTTCCGGATGAGCACACGACGGAGTTGTCCTCGCCCTTGCCCCCCGTGCTCATGGAGCACGAGCTGAAGAGTGGGGAGGTGCTCTACATCCCTCGGGGCTTCATCCACGAGGCCCGCGCGGCGCGGGAGCACTCGGTGCACCTCACGCTCGGCTTGCAGGCCATCACCTGGGAGGAGCTTCTCAGGGCGGCCATCGCCGTGGCCCGGCGTGATGAGCGGCTGCGCCGGGGGCTGCCTCCGCGGTTCCTGGAGGGGCCCGCGACGATGGCACCGATGTTCCAGGCGCTCCTCGAGGAGCTGCCACGCCAGCTCGAACTGGACGCCGCCCTCACGCAGCTCGCGGAGCGGCTCGTCGTCCAGAAGCCACCGCCCCCCGCGGAGGACCTCCTCGACGCGCCCGTGGCGTTGGAGGCCAGCGCCGTGCTGAGCCGGCGCCCGGGCGTGGTGCTGCGGGTCATGGAGGGACCCGGGTATGCGGGATTGCAGTACTCCGGGGGCAAGCTCCTGGGGCCCGCGAAGATTGGCCCGGCTTTGCGTCACGTCGTCCGCGGTTCGACCCTCGTCGTCCGGGACCTCCCGGGCCTGAGTGAGAAGGAGCAGCTCGTCCTCGCGGGGAGGCTGGTTCGCGGCGGGGTGCTCCGTGTGAAGGAGACGCCATGA
- a CDS encoding type 2 lanthipeptide synthetase LanM family protein translates to MSEARMEEAAVRRIAARASTLWERLEGGYVPEDDPESLRLASERLGRWRDKAAGGDARLFQKRLDWLGTSSRQVLPLLGEVRLEGALPAWTRTFRRAMALRREAGQGGQGREIPFVELLRPFAEVARELLSFECQAVFTDAAFDDLMEDLLRELSHVAAPALLAEFVAFRSSQGGRAEPTSRALYEAFIARQLAEGPREFFTDYAVLARLLSRVTEQWALHVNALASAVKADREEMQRVFTEGAPLGRIVAIQSSLSDRHLGGRTVAHVTFEGGTRLYFKPRGLGVEVAWYELLAALNARGGDFHLLRVLDRGTWGWVEPAVPAPCADASEVRRFYVRSGMLLSLLYVLEASDCFFENIVAAGAFPVLIDTETLMHHVLHQRRDGGEAEALAKELVLDSVCRAGFLPSWDVGPRGERVDISGLGATPGQVTGYLRRQWHHINTDAMGLEQVPIRLESEDHLPRLGGELPRVSEHAGALVEGFSWMYRQLREHRQELSQPGSPLARLGSQEIRFVFHASRIYGLLLKRLGAPRHLRVGVERSIETDVLSRFYVESPEKTRYWPLLAAELESLEQLDLPCFRARADSHALTLPTGHVLSGAFLESGRERAWRKLSSLDEADLESQVRFIHAALSLGETSRVHAPASRPRQEESGQDDAPLSREELAAEANAIAAGLRARAILTPGGGATWIAPRMVPDAGHHPLSPLRLDLYDGLGGIALFHAGMEHVCGEGREMALAALSSLRRFVASATPRRAAQEGYPLGAASGLGSFLYVLCRASSLLGEPSLLEDASRAASLITPEAIEADDQFDAVSGTAGALLGLLVFHQATGLKTALERARQCGAHLLRHQHPCEPAGAAWSARKGRPVTGLAHGAAGIALALLRLDAVVGDSRLRVAAERALAFEASDFRQAREGALTFTNTWCHGAAGVGLARLSGLSLLDSSAVRRDIDDAVSRARQQGLGERDGVCCGQSGVIELLLTAARSNADAALDALALRQASAMVRRARTGGYRFAGAEQGGFPEPAFFQGLSGLGYQLLRLAFPGRLPSVLVWE, encoded by the coding sequence ATGAGCGAGGCGCGCATGGAGGAGGCCGCCGTGCGTCGGATCGCGGCGCGTGCCTCGACCCTCTGGGAGCGATTGGAGGGGGGCTACGTTCCCGAGGACGACCCGGAGAGTCTCCGGCTGGCGAGCGAGCGACTGGGGCGGTGGCGCGACAAGGCCGCGGGCGGCGACGCGCGCCTGTTCCAGAAACGGCTCGACTGGCTCGGTACTTCTTCGCGGCAGGTGTTGCCCTTGCTGGGAGAGGTCCGGCTCGAGGGGGCGCTGCCCGCGTGGACGCGGACGTTCCGGCGGGCCATGGCGCTGCGACGGGAGGCAGGGCAGGGCGGACAGGGCAGGGAGATTCCCTTCGTCGAGCTGCTGCGCCCCTTCGCTGAGGTGGCCAGGGAGCTGCTTTCCTTCGAATGCCAGGCCGTGTTCACGGACGCCGCCTTCGACGACTTGATGGAGGACCTGCTTCGTGAGTTGAGCCACGTCGCCGCGCCCGCCTTGCTGGCGGAGTTCGTGGCCTTTCGTTCGAGCCAGGGAGGGCGCGCGGAGCCCACGTCCCGTGCGCTGTACGAGGCCTTCATCGCGCGGCAGCTCGCGGAGGGCCCACGGGAGTTCTTCACGGACTACGCCGTGCTCGCGCGGCTGCTCTCGCGCGTCACCGAGCAGTGGGCGCTCCATGTCAACGCGCTCGCCAGTGCCGTGAAAGCGGACCGCGAGGAAATGCAGCGGGTCTTCACGGAGGGCGCGCCGCTGGGGCGCATCGTCGCCATCCAATCCTCGCTCTCCGACCGACACCTGGGAGGGCGCACGGTCGCTCACGTCACGTTCGAGGGCGGGACGCGGCTCTACTTCAAGCCTCGCGGCCTGGGCGTCGAAGTGGCCTGGTACGAACTGCTCGCCGCGCTGAACGCGCGCGGGGGCGACTTCCACCTCTTGCGCGTGCTCGACCGGGGCACGTGGGGTTGGGTGGAGCCGGCGGTCCCCGCGCCATGTGCCGACGCGAGCGAGGTTCGACGGTTCTATGTCCGCTCGGGGATGTTGCTGAGCCTCCTCTACGTGCTCGAGGCGTCGGACTGCTTCTTCGAGAACATCGTCGCCGCGGGCGCCTTTCCCGTCCTCATCGACACGGAGACGTTGATGCACCACGTCCTCCACCAGCGCCGGGACGGTGGGGAGGCCGAAGCACTCGCGAAGGAGCTCGTCCTCGACTCCGTCTGCCGCGCGGGTTTCCTTCCCTCCTGGGACGTGGGGCCGCGTGGCGAGCGCGTCGACATCAGCGGGCTGGGGGCCACCCCGGGGCAGGTGACCGGCTATCTGCGGCGGCAGTGGCATCACATCAACACCGATGCCATGGGATTGGAGCAGGTGCCCATCCGCTTGGAGTCGGAGGACCACCTTCCCCGGCTCGGCGGCGAGCTTCCGCGCGTCTCCGAGCATGCCGGAGCGCTCGTGGAGGGCTTCTCCTGGATGTACCGGCAGCTTCGCGAGCATCGACAGGAGCTGAGCCAGCCGGGCTCGCCGCTCGCGCGCCTGGGCTCGCAGGAGATTCGTTTCGTCTTCCACGCCTCGCGCATCTACGGGCTGTTGCTGAAGCGGCTCGGCGCTCCGCGGCACCTGCGGGTCGGCGTGGAGCGGAGCATCGAAACGGACGTCCTCAGCCGCTTCTACGTGGAGTCGCCCGAGAAGACGCGTTACTGGCCGCTGCTCGCCGCGGAGCTGGAGTCCCTCGAGCAGTTGGACCTTCCCTGCTTCAGGGCGCGCGCGGACAGCCATGCGCTCACCCTTCCCACGGGGCACGTGTTGTCCGGGGCGTTCCTGGAGAGTGGCCGCGAGCGCGCGTGGCGCAAGCTGTCGTCCCTGGATGAGGCCGACCTGGAGTCACAGGTGCGCTTCATCCACGCCGCGCTGAGTCTGGGGGAGACCTCGCGAGTCCATGCGCCCGCCTCACGGCCCAGGCAGGAGGAGTCCGGCCAAGACGACGCGCCCCTGTCTCGCGAGGAACTCGCCGCGGAGGCCAACGCCATCGCCGCCGGGCTGCGCGCGCGGGCCATCCTCACGCCTGGTGGTGGGGCCACGTGGATCGCGCCTCGGATGGTGCCCGACGCGGGTCACCATCCCCTGAGCCCGCTGCGCCTGGACCTGTACGACGGGCTGGGGGGCATCGCGCTGTTCCATGCCGGGATGGAGCACGTCTGTGGAGAGGGCCGCGAGATGGCGCTCGCGGCGTTGTCCTCGTTGAGGCGGTTCGTGGCGTCGGCCACCCCGCGTCGCGCGGCGCAGGAGGGGTATCCCCTGGGCGCGGCTTCGGGCCTCGGGTCCTTCCTCTACGTGCTGTGTCGGGCTTCGTCCTTGTTGGGGGAGCCCTCGCTCCTGGAGGACGCTTCCCGGGCCGCGAGCCTCATCACCCCGGAGGCCATCGAGGCGGACGACCAGTTCGATGCCGTGTCAGGCACGGCGGGAGCCCTCCTCGGGCTGTTGGTGTTTCATCAGGCGACGGGACTGAAGACGGCGCTGGAGCGGGCCCGCCAGTGCGGAGCGCACCTGCTGAGACACCAGCATCCCTGCGAGCCAGCGGGGGCCGCGTGGTCCGCGAGAAAGGGCCGGCCCGTGACAGGGCTCGCCCACGGCGCGGCGGGAATCGCCCTCGCGCTGCTGCGTCTGGATGCCGTGGTGGGGGACTCCCGGCTGCGAGTCGCGGCGGAGCGGGCGTTGGCGTTCGAGGCTTCCGATTTCCGGCAGGCCCGGGAGGGCGCGCTCACCTTCACGAACACGTGGTGTCACGGGGCCGCGGGCGTGGGGCTCGCGCGCCTGTCGGGGCTGTCCCTCCTGGACTCCAGTGCGGTGCGGCGCGACATCGATGACGCCGTGTCGCGAGCGCGGCAGCAGGGCTTGGGGGAGCGGGACGGGGTGTGCTGTGGCCAGTCGGGTGTCATCGAGCTGCTCCTCACCGCGGCGCGCTCGAACGCGGACGCGGCCCTCGATGCGCTGGCGCTCCGTCAGGCCTCCGCGATGGTGAGGCGGGCTCGGACCGGGGGGTACCGGTTCGCGGGGGCAGAGCAGGGCGGCTTCCCCGAGCCAGCGTTCTTCCAGGGCCTCTCGGGCCTCGGCTACCAGCTCCTGCGGCTCGCCTTCCCGGGGCGTCTTCCCTCGGTACTCGTCTGGGAGTGA
- a CDS encoding S41 family peptidase yields the protein MEHLTAFLARTRGPAHGGDEVLAQAREVLEQAYVHLPDAALSEVDPLGRLAALQRAMPLERSLLYRELLAIFARMGDRHTHCALPEPFASRVAFLPFLVGDFLERDAPRIAVLDSAVSELERGDVLVSWNGVDVADVVGRHRAWQHGAHPEARHAKAVQTLTFRPLSLMPPPEEEAVVLECVSARGMRKEVRLTWRVADGAWLAQRFASFHAGAAEVRVASDGAILARRVDTSRGTFGYIRVDAFLGRPEAFLEHFAQALADLPRQGVILDMRRCEDGIVRIGEGLLQLFTSRRIQPQPFQFRLTPLTASLVRSVPALADWRDAVERAEAQGRTFSEGVPLTPEAEANGLGRKYPGAVVLLTSALTYSTAEMFAAGFQDHGIGRVVGTAARTGGGGASPWPQSTLHKLSGRDAFRPLPEGPRFRVAVRRCQRVHARAGLPLEREGVVPDVLHAPTRADLFHGDRDLLEVAGEVLAGMR from the coding sequence ATGGAACATCTCACCGCCTTCCTGGCGCGCACGCGGGGCCCGGCGCACGGCGGCGACGAGGTCCTCGCGCAGGCCCGCGAGGTGTTGGAGCAGGCCTATGTCCATCTGCCCGACGCCGCGTTGTCGGAGGTGGACCCCCTCGGGCGGCTGGCGGCGCTCCAGCGCGCGATGCCCCTGGAGCGGAGCCTGCTCTACCGGGAGCTGCTCGCCATCTTCGCGCGCATGGGGGACCGCCACACCCACTGCGCCCTGCCCGAGCCCTTCGCGAGCCGGGTCGCGTTCCTGCCCTTCCTGGTGGGAGATTTCCTCGAGCGGGATGCTCCGCGCATCGCGGTGCTCGACTCCGCGGTGAGCGAGCTCGAACGCGGAGATGTCCTCGTCTCGTGGAATGGCGTCGACGTGGCCGACGTCGTGGGACGTCACCGGGCGTGGCAACACGGCGCCCATCCCGAGGCCCGGCACGCGAAGGCGGTGCAGACGCTGACCTTCCGTCCCCTGTCGCTGATGCCACCGCCCGAGGAGGAGGCAGTCGTCCTGGAGTGCGTGTCCGCGCGGGGGATGCGCAAGGAGGTCCGGTTGACGTGGCGGGTGGCGGACGGCGCGTGGCTCGCGCAACGCTTCGCCTCCTTCCACGCCGGAGCCGCCGAGGTCCGCGTCGCGAGCGATGGCGCGATTCTCGCGCGCCGGGTGGACACCTCGCGAGGGACGTTCGGCTACATCCGGGTGGACGCGTTTCTAGGACGCCCCGAGGCCTTCCTGGAGCACTTCGCCCAGGCGCTGGCCGACCTGCCCCGCCAGGGCGTCATCCTGGACATGCGGCGCTGCGAGGACGGCATCGTGCGGATTGGAGAGGGGCTGCTCCAGCTCTTCACCTCGCGAAGGATTCAACCCCAGCCCTTCCAGTTCCGGCTCACGCCGCTGACCGCATCGCTCGTCCGTTCGGTGCCGGCGCTCGCAGACTGGAGAGACGCCGTCGAGCGCGCGGAGGCCCAGGGGCGGACCTTCTCGGAAGGCGTGCCGCTGACGCCCGAGGCGGAGGCGAATGGCCTGGGGCGGAAGTACCCGGGCGCGGTCGTGCTCCTCACGAGCGCGCTGACGTACAGCACCGCGGAGATGTTCGCGGCGGGCTTCCAGGACCACGGGATAGGGCGGGTGGTGGGGACGGCCGCGCGCACGGGCGGCGGCGGCGCATCGCCCTGGCCGCAGAGCACGCTCCACAAGCTCTCCGGCCGCGACGCCTTCCGTCCCTTGCCGGAGGGCCCTCGCTTTCGCGTCGCCGTCCGAAGGTGTCAGCGCGTGCATGCGCGGGCGGGCCTGCCCCTCGAACGCGAGGGCGTGGTCCCCGACGTGCTCCACGCGCCGACGCGGGCGGACCTCTTCCACGGCGACCGGGACCTCCTGGAGGTCGCCGGAGAGGTGCTGGCAGGCATGCGTTAG
- a CDS encoding polyprenyl synthetase family protein, giving the protein MSEANLAVSAHEVSSSIDFRRRLRERQQLVTRALDEQFPPGSGPLTAAIREAVLADGKRLRPILCLEACEWVGGSLKAALPAACAIEMIHKMSLVHDDLPAMDDAETRNGRPALHKVHGEALAILAGDALLVHAFGLLASIRAVPAERVLGAISRLCQALGTAGLAGGQALDVLSQSEDVTPEKLDHVHTWKTASFFEAAMVIGAEVGGADASQVEALARYGKLLGRAFQISDDLLDARDVKALAHGEATNYVQLHGVDGARRKLRELLDQAVSALASNKRGALPLLAGLAELVWERSWRPAEGPHGNDT; this is encoded by the coding sequence ATGTCCGAAGCGAACCTGGCGGTCAGTGCGCACGAAGTCTCGTCCAGCATCGACTTCCGGCGGCGGTTGCGCGAGCGGCAGCAGCTCGTGACACGCGCGCTGGACGAGCAGTTCCCTCCCGGCTCGGGTCCCCTGACGGCCGCCATCCGGGAGGCCGTGCTGGCGGATGGAAAGCGCCTGCGGCCCATCCTCTGTCTGGAGGCCTGCGAGTGGGTGGGCGGGAGCCTCAAGGCGGCGCTGCCCGCGGCCTGCGCCATCGAGATGATTCACAAGATGTCGCTGGTGCACGACGACCTGCCGGCCATGGACGACGCGGAGACGCGCAACGGCCGGCCCGCGCTGCACAAGGTGCATGGCGAGGCGCTGGCCATCCTCGCCGGAGACGCCTTGCTGGTGCATGCGTTCGGGCTGCTGGCCTCCATCCGGGCGGTGCCCGCCGAACGGGTGCTGGGGGCCATCTCCCGTCTCTGCCAGGCCTTGGGCACCGCGGGCCTTGCGGGGGGACAGGCCCTGGACGTGCTCTCCCAATCCGAGGACGTGACGCCCGAGAAGCTCGACCACGTCCACACCTGGAAGACGGCGAGCTTCTTCGAGGCGGCCATGGTCATCGGCGCGGAGGTGGGCGGCGCGGACGCGTCTCAGGTCGAGGCGCTCGCCCGGTACGGGAAGCTCCTCGGCAGGGCGTTTCAAATCTCCGACGACCTCCTGGATGCCCGGGACGTGAAGGCCCTGGCCCACGGGGAGGCGACGAACTACGTCCAGCTCCACGGGGTGGACGGCGCCCGGCGCAAGCTGCGCGAGCTGCTGGACCAGGCCGTCTCCGCGCTCGCCTCGAACAAGAGGGGCGCGCTCCCGCTGCTCGCGGGGCTCGCGGAGCTCGTCTGGGAACGCTCCTGGCGTCCGGCGGAGGGGCCTCATGGCAATGACACCTGA
- a CDS encoding RiPP maturation radical SAM C-methyltransferase, whose protein sequence is MAMTPETAMPSHDVCLLSMPFPVLNQPSMALGLLKPALTRAGLSVKTLYPCLWFAEEVGLDAYVAICDSKQEFLVGEWIFAEAAFPDFHPEMDVYLERVLSAPVSQGLLSKSRFRGDPRAALLAARKAAGAFVERVAARVLETRPRIVGCTSTFTQHCASLAVLRKIRELAPDVITLMGGANCEGDMGVSARRHFPWVDFVVSGEGDALVPALCLRIMEHGRDVPARLLPVGVIGEAHLRLPEGAPAPRASVSRMDTTPVPDFDDYFEALEASPLAPFIFPGLAMETSRGCWWGKKHHCTFCGLNGGSMDFRSKSASRVLEELAGLSGRYGIRKFNIVDNIMDLAYIQELAPQLASEKPYTLFFETKVNLKRSQLERLAAAGIRRLQPGVESMHDEILRLVDKGTTALQNVQLLKWARELGIFITWNFLWDVPGEQDAWYGEMAEWMPWVTHLQPPGVDRIQFHRFSPYHQRPASFGLELVPYPLYAHVYPLAPEALGKLAYYFHDARRRSAKEELERRPFLKQVMRELGRWNKLWNRGGSGGTAEAPVLRMFDEGPRLRLLDTRPCAVAREQFLTGLARQVYLQCDAIQTSQSLLDGLGGERAQQEDVQVILDDLVRRKLLLRQGERFIALALRTVSRIPDSDEDFPGGYTDVELWRRSLEEEEGARWSQAS, encoded by the coding sequence ATGGCAATGACACCTGAGACGGCGATGCCCTCGCATGACGTCTGTCTGCTGTCGATGCCGTTCCCGGTGCTGAACCAGCCCTCGATGGCCTTGGGGCTGTTGAAGCCCGCCCTGACACGCGCCGGGCTTTCGGTGAAGACGCTCTACCCGTGCCTGTGGTTCGCGGAGGAGGTGGGGCTCGACGCCTATGTCGCCATCTGCGACAGCAAGCAGGAGTTCCTGGTGGGGGAGTGGATCTTCGCCGAGGCCGCCTTCCCCGACTTCCATCCCGAGATGGACGTCTATCTGGAGCGCGTGCTGTCCGCGCCCGTGTCCCAGGGGCTCTTGAGCAAGAGCCGCTTCAGGGGGGACCCGCGCGCGGCCCTGCTCGCGGCGCGAAAGGCGGCCGGGGCCTTCGTCGAGCGCGTCGCCGCCCGGGTCCTGGAGACGCGGCCCCGCATCGTCGGGTGTACCTCCACGTTCACCCAGCACTGCGCCTCGCTGGCGGTGCTCCGGAAGATTCGCGAGCTGGCGCCCGACGTCATCACCCTCATGGGGGGCGCCAACTGCGAGGGGGACATGGGGGTGAGCGCGCGGCGCCATTTCCCCTGGGTGGACTTCGTCGTCTCCGGAGAAGGCGACGCGCTCGTCCCCGCGCTGTGTCTGCGCATCATGGAGCACGGGCGGGACGTCCCCGCGCGGCTGCTGCCCGTGGGCGTCATCGGTGAAGCGCACCTGCGCCTTCCCGAAGGCGCCCCGGCGCCCAGGGCCTCGGTGTCACGCATGGACACGACCCCCGTCCCCGACTTCGACGATTACTTCGAGGCGCTCGAGGCCTCGCCGCTGGCCCCCTTCATCTTCCCGGGGCTCGCCATGGAGACCTCGCGGGGGTGCTGGTGGGGCAAGAAGCACCACTGCACGTTCTGTGGGCTGAACGGCGGCAGCATGGACTTCCGCTCCAAGAGCGCCAGCCGGGTCCTGGAGGAGCTGGCGGGGCTGTCCGGGCGCTACGGCATCCGCAAGTTCAACATCGTCGATAACATCATGGACCTCGCCTACATCCAGGAGCTGGCGCCACAGCTCGCCTCGGAGAAGCCCTACACCCTGTTCTTCGAGACGAAGGTCAACCTGAAGCGCTCGCAGCTTGAGCGGCTCGCCGCGGCGGGGATCCGGCGCCTCCAACCCGGCGTGGAGAGCATGCACGACGAGATTCTCCGATTGGTCGACAAGGGGACCACGGCGCTGCAGAACGTCCAACTGCTCAAGTGGGCGCGCGAGCTGGGCATCTTCATCACCTGGAACTTCCTGTGGGACGTGCCGGGGGAACAGGACGCATGGTACGGCGAGATGGCCGAGTGGATGCCGTGGGTGACCCATCTCCAGCCGCCGGGTGTGGACCGCATCCAGTTCCACCGCTTCAGCCCCTATCACCAGCGGCCCGCCAGCTTCGGGCTCGAGCTCGTGCCGTACCCGCTCTACGCCCACGTCTATCCGCTCGCCCCGGAGGCGCTGGGGAAGCTGGCCTATTACTTCCACGATGCCCGTCGGAGGTCCGCGAAGGAGGAGCTGGAGCGGCGGCCCTTCCTGAAGCAGGTGATGCGGGAGCTCGGCCGGTGGAACAAGCTGTGGAACCGCGGGGGCTCCGGTGGCACGGCGGAGGCGCCGGTGTTGCGGATGTTCGACGAGGGCCCGCGGCTGCGCCTGCTGGATACCCGGCCTTGCGCCGTGGCCCGGGAACAGTTCCTCACCGGGCTCGCGAGGCAGGTCTACCTCCAGTGTGATGCGATCCAGACCTCGCAGAGCCTGCTCGACGGGCTCGGGGGCGAAAGGGCCCAGCAAGAGGACGTGCAGGTCATCCTGGACGACCTCGTGCGGCGCAAGCTGCTGCTGCGGCAGGGGGAGCGCTTCATCGCCCTGGCACTGCGCACGGTGTCGCGGATTCCAGACTCGGACGAGGACTTCCCGGGGGGATACACGGACGTGGAACTCTGGCGCCGGAGCCTCGAGGAGGAGGAGGGCGCCAGGTGGTCCCAGGCGTCATAG